One region of Candidatus Neomarinimicrobiota bacterium genomic DNA includes:
- the rpsT gene encoding 30S ribosomal protein S20, which produces MDRHPQQIKRTRQDKTRHTRNVARLSTLKTAVKNVLNTTDKAEADKLYANAVSTIDKMASKNMIHKNTAARRKSQITRHLNSLS; this is translated from the coding sequence ATGGACAGACATCCACAACAGATCAAACGCACCCGTCAGGACAAAACCCGTCACACACGGAATGTCGCTCGATTATCAACGCTAAAAACTGCCGTCAAAAATGTACTGAACACTACAGATAAGGCCGAGGCAGATAAATTGTATGCAAATGCTGTAAGCACCATCGACAAGATGGCGAGCAAGAATATGATTCATAAAAATACAGCAGCCCGACGTAAATCGCAGATCACCCGTCATTTAAATTCGCTTAGTTAA